The following proteins are co-located in the Clostridiales bacterium genome:
- a CDS encoding 4Fe-4S dicluster domain-containing protein: MDFFDNDVQQLKHDVLREIAKLAFDNELTAENILDLASVIIPEGAERMRCCIYKERAIVGERVKLALGGDAQKTNMVEVLKIACDECPVEGIHITQSCRGCIAHKCANSCPKDAITFVNRKAEIVKSKCIECGRCVSHCSYGAIVKQTRPCVNACKVNALSIDKDTKKAVIKDDKCISCGACVYHCPFGAIMDKSYITQAIRMIRESDHNKIYKIYAVVAPSLVSQYANVPEITTGKAVTAIKQIGFHSVIEAALGADMVASMEAEELAEKGFLTSSCCPAFVSYIEKNYPALNHHVSHNLSPMAQISKVIKQMDPTGKVIFIGPCIAKKAERQNEAVKDYVDCVLTFEEMQAMFSAKDIELEALPETPLDNASYFGRIFAHSGGLATAVEHALKEHGITQEQFDYKPISCNGISECKSALLKANKGVLSENFIEGMICEGGCIGGPACLSHSSKDKKLVGDYGHLAIEKTIADAISIFDENAL; encoded by the coding sequence ATGGATTTTTTTGATAATGATGTACAGCAATTGAAACATGACGTGCTCCGTGAAATTGCCAAACTTGCTTTTGATAATGAACTGACTGCTGAGAATATTCTCGATCTGGCATCGGTAATAATACCAGAGGGTGCAGAGCGGATGCGGTGCTGCATCTACAAAGAACGGGCGATCGTTGGAGAGCGAGTGAAACTGGCTCTTGGCGGAGATGCACAAAAAACCAATATGGTGGAGGTTTTAAAAATCGCATGCGATGAATGTCCTGTTGAAGGAATTCACATCACCCAGTCATGCCGTGGATGCATAGCACACAAATGTGCGAACTCCTGCCCCAAGGATGCGATTACCTTTGTGAACAGAAAAGCCGAAATTGTGAAAAGCAAATGCATCGAGTGCGGCCGTTGTGTCTCTCATTGTTCTTACGGCGCAATTGTCAAACAAACACGTCCTTGCGTCAATGCCTGTAAGGTAAATGCCCTTTCCATCGATAAAGACACTAAGAAAGCAGTCATCAAGGATGATAAGTGCATTTCCTGTGGTGCCTGCGTCTATCATTGCCCCTTTGGAGCAATTATGGATAAGTCCTACATTACCCAGGCAATCCGCATGATCCGTGAATCAGATCACAATAAAATATACAAGATCTATGCAGTTGTAGCACCATCTTTGGTCAGCCAATATGCTAATGTTCCGGAAATCACTACGGGAAAAGCGGTCACTGCCATTAAACAGATCGGATTTCATTCCGTTATTGAAGCGGCTCTCGGAGCAGATATGGTTGCATCTATGGAAGCCGAGGAACTTGCAGAAAAGGGATTTCTGACATCCTCTTGCTGTCCTGCTTTCGTCAGCTATATAGAAAAAAATTATCCGGCTCTCAATCATCATGTTTCTCACAACCTGTCTCCCATGGCGCAAATCTCCAAAGTAATTAAGCAGATGGATCCCACTGGGAAGGTTATTTTTATTGGTCCCTGCATTGCTAAAAAAGCAGAACGGCAGAATGAAGCCGTGAAAGACTACGTGGACTGTGTTCTTACTTTTGAGGAGATGCAGGCCATGTTCAGCGCTAAGGACATAGAACTTGAGGCACTTCCAGAGACTCCTCTTGACAATGCTTCTTACTTCGGGCGTATTTTCGCACACTCCGGGGGTCTTGCAACCGCTGTTGAACATGCACTGAAGGAACATGGAATTACGCAGGAGCAGTTTGATTATAAACCGATCTCCTGCAATGGAATATCGGAATGCAAGTCAGCATTGCTGAAAGCAAATAAGGGCGTGCTTTCTGAGAATTTTATCGAAGGAATGATTTGCGAAGGGGGTTGCATCGGTGGACCTGCTTGCCTCTCTCATAGCTCAAAGGATAAAAAGCTGGTGGGTGATTATGGCCACCTGGCGATTGAAAAGACCATTGCGGATGCCATTTCCATATTTGATGAAAATGCACTTTAG
- the ytvI gene encoding sporulation integral membrane protein YtvI, with protein sequence MDHRKRFRFIVNFMYYGFIVGAVYLLLQYGLGLIAPFIAAFVIAYILRRPAKFFSDLLRIPYKPVAFFFVLLFYCTIGTFIALIGIKLFSTATDLVLRLPAIYTTQMEPYLISMYKLIEKEVYQMDPALITIINEYFNHFIQSLGDLISSLSVMAVGGISGIASSLPVFFIKMLLMVISSFFIAGDYDLLVGFILRQFSGKGKELVIQIKEYIVGTLFVCIRSYALIMTITFIELSIGLTIIGVENSILIALMISIFDILPVLGTGGIMIPWTIITALQGNYSMSIGLLAVYLAITVIRNILEPKIVGSQIGLHPVVTLISMFVGVQLFGVIGLFGFPITLSLLRHLNSTGVIKLFR encoded by the coding sequence ATGGATCATAGAAAGAGATTTCGGTTTATAGTTAATTTTATGTATTACGGGTTTATTGTAGGAGCGGTTTATCTGCTGCTTCAATATGGGCTTGGATTGATCGCTCCTTTTATAGCGGCTTTCGTCATTGCCTATATCCTAAGGCGGCCTGCGAAGTTCTTCTCCGATTTGCTGCGCATTCCCTATAAGCCTGTTGCCTTCTTTTTCGTGCTTTTGTTCTATTGTACCATCGGTACGTTTATTGCTTTAATCGGGATCAAGCTGTTTTCAACCGCTACGGATTTGGTACTTCGATTGCCGGCAATCTATACCACTCAGATGGAACCTTACCTGATCTCCATGTATAAGCTGATTGAAAAGGAAGTTTACCAGATGGATCCGGCATTGATCACGATTATCAACGAATATTTCAATCACTTCATACAGTCATTGGGAGATTTGATTTCCAGCCTTTCTGTTATGGCTGTCGGTGGTATATCAGGCATAGCTTCATCCTTGCCGGTATTCTTCATCAAAATGCTTCTGATGGTGATCTCCTCCTTCTTTATCGCAGGAGATTATGATCTGCTGGTGGGCTTTATTCTGCGCCAGTTTTCGGGAAAAGGCAAAGAACTTGTGATTCAGATCAAGGAATATATCGTAGGAACGCTATTTGTCTGTATCCGGTCCTATGCACTGATTATGACCATCACCTTTATTGAATTATCGATCGGGCTAACTATCATCGGTGTTGAAAATTCGATATTGATTGCATTGATGATTTCTATTTTTGATATATTGCCTGTTTTAGGGACAGGGGGAATCATGATCCCCTGGACGATTATCACAGCCTTACAGGGCAATTACTCCATGTCAATCGGGTTGCTTGCGGTGTATCTAGCCATTACAGTCATTCGAAATATATTGGAACCTAAAATTGTTGGTAGCCAGATCGGACTCCATCCGGTTGTAACCCTGATCAGCATGTTTGTCGGTGTTCAGCTCTTTGGTGTCATTGGATTGTTTGGTTTTCCCATTACCTTGTCTCTGCTCCGTCATTTGAACAGCACTGGCGTAATTAAGCTGTTCCGTTAA
- a CDS encoding (2Fe-2S) ferredoxin domain-containing protein yields the protein MIIYVCIGSSCHQRSSYHVMKELKSLIGQNGLEGKVSLHPAFCLGGCGDGVTIKINEEIISGVGMGNVADLFKARVLKTCL from the coding sequence ATGATTATATATGTTTGTATCGGCAGCTCGTGCCACCAAAGATCTTCCTATCACGTAATGAAAGAGCTAAAATCTTTGATTGGTCAAAATGGGCTGGAGGGGAAGGTAAGTCTTCATCCAGCCTTTTGCCTCGGCGGCTGCGGGGACGGAGTAACTATAAAAATAAATGAAGAAATCATATCAGGTGTTGGTATGGGCAATGTTGCAGATCTGTTTAAGGCGAGGGTGCTGAAAACCTGCTTATAA
- a CDS encoding LPS biosynthesis protein produces the protein MKIDNNEIVKKQQELSTQGLKKEALEMKMEFLKKVKESGVDHCSCKEPCPHHGNCYECVVLHRGHRDHLPFCFWDMINEKLYGLSRMTEGSLMDYSPEIEDAQKDR, from the coding sequence ATGAAAATAGACAATAATGAAATAGTAAAAAAGCAGCAGGAACTTTCTACTCAAGGCCTAAAAAAAGAAGCCTTGGAAATGAAAATGGAATTTTTAAAGAAGGTGAAGGAAAGCGGTGTTGATCACTGTTCCTGCAAGGAGCCATGTCCTCATCATGGAAACTGCTATGAATGTGTAGTGCTCCACAGGGGTCACAGAGATCATCTGCCGTTCTGCTTCTGGGATATGATCAATGAGAAACTTTACGGGCTATCTAGGATGACGGAAGGTTCTCTGATGGATTATTCCCCTGAAATTGAGGATGCGCAGAAAGATCGATAA
- a CDS encoding PAS domain S-box protein produces the protein MEYAVNHDTECKLQKSEYSFSDYFDIEELQKIQDLFSEATGVASIITEPDGTPITEPSGFCDLCNEIRRTEQGFIHCKNSDAIIGKTNEDGPILHRCYSGGLLDAGASIIVEGKHIANWLIGQVFDEDQPIEPLEAYAASIGLADEVFRRGLAKVKRMSKVQFESVSKFLFQNAQMISRYAKNNLELQRELNKRIQHEHEIEKLNLELEEKSREINKFFDISSDLFSITDIRGNFYRYNKAWKSLLGYTEEDLKEMRYQDYLHPDDLYEYYQVMKQIEESGKNIGFTPRFRHKDGSYRYLEWSCIKEGRYYYSADRDITQRMEAEAAAKETEQTLKESEERFRTIFEQYPIGIALVDTENHKINQANNKFIRIVGRGIDEINEMNWMEFTHPDDLEAEVELWDSFLGGAISSYNINKRYLRPDSGYVWANLTVSKVEADPTEGKKHILMLEDITRRKRAEEEILYYSYHDQLTGLFNRRYFEEEIQKLDKRENLPLSIIVGDVNGFKLFNDAFGHKQGDLLLKRIASIIRSECRPDDIVFRWSGDEFVILLPSTDLDETALLVDRIRENCSQVLINDVSIHISFGWDVKKDPNQSTQEVMTSAENQMYMNKVVESEGLRGSIIKTVINTLHEKSPREEKHSQRVSNISQSIGKALQLSEMELNKLKAVGLLHDIGKIGVEGSILDKAGALTQKEYDEIKKHPEIGFRILNSSEDMQELAEVTLCHHERWDGTGYPKGLRGEEIPILSRIVSIADSYDAMTSDRPYRRALSKEESINQIKKHAGSQFDARIAKIFVDAVVPELQ, from the coding sequence ATGGAATACGCAGTGAATCATGATACGGAGTGTAAACTTCAAAAGTCAGAGTACTCCTTTTCCGATTATTTTGATATCGAAGAACTTCAAAAAATCCAAGACCTGTTTTCGGAAGCAACCGGTGTTGCTTCCATCATTACAGAGCCAGATGGAACTCCCATTACGGAGCCCAGCGGATTTTGCGACTTGTGTAACGAGATTAGAAGAACGGAGCAAGGCTTTATTCACTGCAAGAATTCTGATGCGATCATCGGTAAAACCAATGAAGACGGCCCCATTCTTCATCGATGCTACAGTGGTGGACTATTGGATGCCGGAGCCAGTATTATTGTAGAAGGCAAGCATATTGCCAATTGGCTGATTGGACAGGTTTTTGATGAAGATCAGCCAATTGAGCCGCTGGAAGCATATGCTGCGTCCATCGGCCTTGCTGATGAAGTCTTTCGGAGAGGATTGGCAAAAGTAAAAAGAATGTCAAAAGTGCAATTTGAAAGCGTCAGCAAATTCCTATTTCAAAATGCACAGATGATTTCAAGGTATGCGAAGAATAATTTGGAGCTCCAGAGGGAATTGAACAAGAGGATTCAGCATGAACACGAAATTGAAAAGCTCAACCTGGAATTGGAGGAAAAGAGCAGGGAGATCAATAAGTTTTTTGATATTTCTTCAGATTTATTCAGTATAACAGATATCCGAGGAAATTTTTATCGCTATAACAAAGCTTGGAAGAGCCTGCTGGGTTACACAGAAGAGGATCTGAAAGAAATGCGTTATCAGGATTATCTCCACCCAGATGACCTGTACGAGTATTATCAAGTGATGAAACAGATTGAGGAGTCTGGTAAAAATATCGGCTTTACTCCCCGATTCCGGCATAAGGACGGTTCATATCGCTATCTTGAGTGGAGCTGTATCAAAGAGGGCCGGTATTATTATTCGGCAGATAGAGATATCACGCAGCGAATGGAAGCGGAAGCGGCTGCGAAGGAAACTGAGCAAACCTTGAAGGAGAGTGAAGAACGCTTTCGAACTATTTTTGAACAATATCCTATTGGAATCGCGCTGGTAGATACGGAAAACCATAAAATTAATCAGGCAAACAATAAGTTTATTCGCATCGTCGGTCGAGGCATTGATGAAATCAATGAAATGAATTGGATGGAATTTACGCATCCTGATGATTTGGAAGCGGAAGTGGAATTGTGGGATTCATTTCTTGGAGGCGCGATCAGTTCTTACAACATTAACAAAAGATATCTCCGACCTGATTCAGGCTATGTGTGGGCCAATTTGACTGTCTCCAAAGTAGAGGCAGATCCCACTGAAGGGAAGAAGCATATATTAATGCTGGAAGACATCACCAGGCGGAAACGTGCTGAAGAAGAAATTCTCTATTATAGCTATCATGATCAATTGACAGGGTTGTTTAATCGAAGGTACTTTGAGGAAGAAATTCAAAAGTTAGATAAAAGAGAAAATCTCCCGCTATCTATTATTGTTGGAGACGTAAATGGGTTTAAACTGTTCAATGATGCATTTGGACATAAACAGGGTGACTTACTATTAAAGAGAATTGCTAGTATTATTCGTTCAGAATGCAGACCAGATGATATTGTTTTTCGTTGGAGCGGGGATGAATTTGTGATTCTCTTGCCTTCAACAGATTTGGATGAGACAGCTCTGCTGGTTGACCGCATCCGGGAAAACTGTTCCCAAGTGCTGATCAATGATGTCAGCATTCATATTTCCTTTGGCTGGGATGTAAAAAAAGATCCCAATCAGAGCACGCAGGAAGTAATGACAAGTGCTGAAAATCAAATGTATATGAACAAAGTTGTAGAAAGTGAAGGGCTGCGGGGAAGTATCATAAAAACAGTCATCAATACACTCCATGAAAAAAGTCCCAGAGAAGAAAAGCACTCGCAAAGAGTGAGCAATATTAGCCAATCCATAGGAAAAGCACTACAGCTGTCTGAAATGGAGCTAAATAAATTGAAAGCAGTTGGATTGCTGCATGACATCGGCAAGATTGGAGTGGAAGGAAGCATATTGGATAAGGCCGGGGCGTTAACACAGAAAGAATATGATGAGATTAAAAAGCATCCTGAGATTGGTTTTCGAATATTAAACTCTTCCGAGGATATGCAGGAGCTTGCAGAAGTAACCTTGTGCCACCATGAACGCTGGGATGGAACCGGATATCCAAAAGGTCTGCGCGGCGAAGAAATACCGATCTTGTCCAGGATTGTATCGATTGCAGACAGCTATGATGCGATGACCAGTGACAGACCATATCGCAGGGCTTTATCAAAAGAAGAGTCGATCAATCAAATTAAGAAGCACGCAGGAAGTCAATTTGATGCGCGCATTGCAAAAATATTCGTCGATGCTGTTGTTCCTGAATTACAGTAA
- a CDS encoding DUF1906 domain-containing protein, with product MYFYEWGVDSAQSVTEDTFQCVIRNLGYPRFWGRYLTRISGVSEGLTEQEVFFIHSKGIKILPIYNAFREAIGYLRGIEAAEDAVFHAQSLGIPIGIPLFANIERFFGIDKEWILGWTEAIVRRGYVSGIYHDPVTGDFNQAFCGAVNQNEKVKQLTVLWSSEPEMAPSGAWDSPNYRPAVPACGGNVPIWQYSRDTTQCPVDMNLAEDSFVNLLW from the coding sequence ATGTATTTTTATGAATGGGGCGTTGATTCTGCACAAAGTGTAACGGAAGATACATTTCAGTGTGTAATCCGAAATTTGGGTTATCCAAGATTCTGGGGACGTTACCTCACCAGAATCTCCGGTGTTTCAGAAGGGCTGACGGAGCAAGAAGTCTTCTTTATTCACAGTAAGGGAATAAAGATCTTACCGATTTACAATGCGTTTCGGGAAGCAATCGGATATTTGCGGGGGATTGAAGCAGCAGAGGATGCAGTGTTCCATGCGCAGTCATTGGGGATCCCCATAGGGATACCCTTGTTTGCCAACATCGAGCGTTTCTTTGGAATTGATAAGGAGTGGATTCTTGGATGGACAGAAGCTATCGTAAGAAGGGGATATGTCAGCGGCATCTATCATGACCCGGTTACAGGCGATTTTAACCAAGCCTTTTGCGGTGCGGTGAACCAAAACGAAAAGGTAAAGCAGCTTACAGTATTATGGAGTTCTGAACCCGAAATGGCTCCAAGCGGAGCGTGGGATTCACCAAATTACCGCCCAGCCGTACCCGCTTGCGGCGGAAACGTGCCGATATGGCAATACAGCCGAGATACAACCCAGTGTCCTGTAGACATGAATTTGGCAGAAGATTCGTTCGTTAATCTGTTGTGGTGA
- a CDS encoding LysR family transcriptional regulator — protein sequence MNISDLKYVAEIARTGSMTQAAANLFMNQPNLSKAVISLEKELGITIFRRSSKGVSLTKEGNDFLLSTKEILEKFEMVEARYKAEEMIHYFGISVPRASYISTAFSRFSSEIASAKKLQINFYETNSMKTIQNISSRKHSLGIIRYAVEYERYYNKLLADLDLYGDMLLEFDYLALMSENGPLAQQKELKPENFVDLIEIVHGDYTIPLLSTSEIQKPMHNVSNGKSIELYDRGSQFDVLSDVWNTYMWVSPIPKEMLKRYHLVQKHVFVKDNLYRDVIIRPKAYQMTDTDRKFLSHLYRVRDMISV from the coding sequence ATGAATATATCAGATCTGAAATATGTGGCTGAGATTGCCAGAACGGGATCCATGACCCAAGCTGCAGCAAATTTATTTATGAATCAGCCCAATTTGAGTAAAGCGGTTATCAGCTTAGAAAAGGAGCTGGGGATTACCATTTTTAGACGATCTTCCAAGGGTGTTTCACTCACAAAAGAGGGAAATGATTTTCTGCTTTCCACAAAGGAGATTCTTGAAAAATTTGAAATGGTTGAAGCAAGGTACAAAGCTGAGGAGATGATCCATTACTTCGGAATTTCCGTGCCGCGGGCCAGCTATATTTCCACTGCCTTTTCCCGGTTTTCAAGCGAGATTGCCAGTGCAAAAAAACTTCAGATCAATTTTTATGAAACCAATTCTATGAAGACTATTCAGAATATCTCATCTCGCAAACACAGCTTGGGTATCATTCGGTATGCGGTGGAATACGAGCGGTATTATAATAAACTTCTGGCAGACTTGGATTTATATGGTGATATGCTGCTCGAATTTGACTATCTGGCGCTGATGTCCGAAAACGGCCCTTTGGCGCAACAGAAAGAATTAAAACCTGAGAATTTTGTTGATCTTATTGAAATTGTCCATGGTGATTATACGATTCCATTGCTGTCTACAAGCGAAATTCAAAAACCGATGCATAACGTGAGCAATGGAAAAAGTATTGAGCTTTATGATCGGGGCAGCCAGTTTGATGTGCTCTCTGATGTCTGGAATACGTATATGTGGGTATCACCTATCCCAAAAGAGATGCTAAAGCGATACCATTTAGTGCAGAAGCATGTTTTCGTGAAAGATAACCTTTATCGAGATGTTATTATTCGTCCAAAGGCATACCAAATGACGGATACGGACCGTAAATTTCTGAGTCATCTTTATCGGGTAAGGGACATGATCTCCGTATGA